Proteins encoded by one window of Heterodontus francisci isolate sHetFra1 chromosome 12, sHetFra1.hap1, whole genome shotgun sequence:
- the adra2db gene encoding alpha-2Db adrenergic receptor yields MEMEICGQSDLNRSEEANGTASQKLLPHYSPAATALVSLVVTFIILLTMVGNILVVVAVFTSRALRPPQNLFLVSLASADILVAALVIPFSLANEVMGYWYFGSVWCGIYLALDVLFCTSSIVHLCAISLDRYWSVTRAVQYNLKRTPKRIKCMIAIVWLISAIISFPPLVTMDTSRSKQGCCELNDNTWYILSSCIVSFFVPCVIMILVYFRIYRVAKQRTSIVSVARNGVDRQASHSETCFDGKGKVDPESPSSQSSCSNQRQEELEDIDLEESFSSETKPRSSKCPNHRQLQPASCCPTAQQQRLSWASNRASQLFMEQRKRPISKLTKTKVAQMREKRFTFVLAVVIGVFVLCWFPFFFTYSLKAICRENCSIPDPLFNFFFWIGYCNSSLNPIIYTIFNRDFRKAFKKIIFKTNKRTL; encoded by the coding sequence ATGGAAATGGAGATTTGCGGCCAGTCTGATCTGAACCGATCCGAAGAGGCAAATGGCACCGCCTCCCAGAAGCTGCTGCCTCACTACTCCCCGGCGGCCACTGCCCTGGTCAGCTTGGTGGTGACATTTATCATCCTGCTCACTATGGTGGGCAACATCCTGGTGGTGGTGGCCGTTTTTACCAGCAGGGCTCTTCGGCCTCCTCAGAACCTTTTCCTGGTCTCTCTAGCCTCAGCTGACATCCTGGTGGCTGCCTTGGTCATCCCTTTCTCCCTTGCCAACGAGGTGATGGGCTACTGGTATTTTGGCAGCGTTTGGTGTGGCATTTATCTAGCCCTAGATGTCCTCTTCTGTACATCCTCCATTGTCCACCTCTGTGCTATTAGTTTGGACAGATACTGGTCAGTGACCCGCGCAGTCCAATATAATCTAAAGAGGACTCCCAAACGAATTAAATGCATGATTGCCATTGTGTGGCTGATATCTGCAATCATCTCCTTCCCACCTCTAGTTACTATGGACACTAGTCGAAGTAAGCAAGGGTGCTGTGAACTCAACGACAACACCTGGTACATCCTATCCTCCTGCATCGTGTCTTTCTTTGTCCCGTGTGTGATCATGATCTTGGTGTACTTCCGAATCTACAGAGTGGCCAAGCAAAGGACATCGATCGTGTCGGTGGCCAGGAACGGTGTGGACAGGCAAGCCTCCCATTCCGAAACGTGTTTCGACGGCAAGGGCAAGGTTGATCCAGAGAGTCCCAGCAGCCAGAGTTCGTGCAGCAATCAGAGACAGGAGGAGCTGGAAGACATCGACCTGGAAGAGAGTTTCTCCTCGGAGACGAAGCCGAGAAGCTCCAAGTGTCCGAACCACAGGCAGCTCCAGCCTGCCAGCTGCTGTCCCACGGCTCAGCAGCAGCGCCTGTCCTGGGCCAGTAACAGGGCATCTCAATTATTTATGGAGCAGAGAAAGCGTCCCATTTCAAAACTGACCAAGACTAAAGTTGCCCAGATGAGGGAGAAGCGCTTCACCTTCGTGCTGGCCGTAGTGATAGGGGTATTTGTGCTCTGTTGGTTTCCGTTTTTCTTCACTTACAGTCTGAAAGCAATCTGCAGGGAGAACTGCTCGATCCCCGATCCACTCTTTAACTTTTTCTTTTGGATCGGCTACTGTAACAGTTCTTTAAACCCCATCATCTACACAATCTTCAACAGGGACTTCAGAAAGGCCTTCAAGAAAATCATTTTCAAAACGAATAAACGTACTTTGTGA